From one Xiphophorus hellerii strain 12219 chromosome 18, Xiphophorus_hellerii-4.1, whole genome shotgun sequence genomic stretch:
- the LOC116737689 gene encoding uncharacterized protein LOC116737689, translated as MCKKENFTKRAAPLVNIKTSRPLELVCMDFLSLEPDRRVKDILVITDHFTKYAVAVPTPNQKARTVAKCLWENFFVHYGIPERLHSDQGPDFESRTIKELCDISGIHKGRTTPYHPRGNPVERFNRTLLNMLGTLSEQNKSRWKDFVKPLVHAYNCTKNDVTGFSPYELMFGRQPRLPIDVAFGLPLEEDTSTSHLQYVQRLKTHLQDSHQLAAENSEKVMSRNKASFDRRITTSELAVGDRVLVRNVRLRGKHKLADKWEPDIYVVVKRAGNLPVYTVKPENQDKPLRTLHCDLLLPCNYLAEQSPVKNLPVKRKKHLPVNLPDPDNEDASEDEIISPLYDPSSFEPVKFITVVNSPVPPVQQFVPPADLPEVPDQPPSSAAEEEEDLEQELPVVTEEPREFQPVDREAVNISSKTNDSAGDAAGDPAAEGGPEPVTPEPSTNNMEPEVDLIVQTEPSSPETESSSPETEPSSLEGEPSLRRSTRVRRPPERLQYSQLGHPLLKSIQLLFHGLTTAFTHALEGTEDDEHMTVPGIIQPAIQTGWMHGDVHGIRGGTCNPRDHHAPTTFPLSRPFNSWDPHVYFRVSTVLLLTVGCGVGC; from the coding sequence ATgtgtaaaaaggaaaactttacCAAACGGGCTGCACCTCTCGTTAACATCAAGACTTCAAGACCTCTAGAGCTAGTGTGCATGGACTTCCTGTCTCTGGAGCCAGACCGCAGAGTGAAAGATATTCTCGTGATTACAGATCACTTCACAAAATATGCTGTTGCTGTTCCAACACCAAATCAGAAAGCTCGAACTGTTGCTAAATGCTTGTGGGAAAATTTTTTTGTCCACTATGGCATTCCAGAGAGGTTACACAGTGACCAAGGACCGGATTTTGAGTCCCGTACCATCAAAGAACTGTGTGATATATCTGGCATCCATAAAGGAAGGACAACTCCTTATCACCCTAGAGGTAACCCTGTGGAAAGATTCAATCGCACATTGCTTAACATGCTAGGGACATTAAGTGAGCAGAATAAATCTCGATGGAAAGATTTTGTAAAACCCCTTGTTCACGCATACAATTGCACTAAAAATGATGTCACTGGGTTTTCTCCATACGAACTAATGTTTGGTCGCCAACCTCGTCTTCCCATAGATGTGGCTTTTGGGTTACCACTGGAAGAGGACACCTCCACCTCTCACCTACAGTATGTCCAAAGACTGAAAACGCATCTGCAAGACAGCCATCAGTTGGCTGCGGAAAACTCAGAGAAGGTGATGTCCCGCAATAAGGCCTCTTTTGATCGGCGTATCACCACTTCTGAACTTGCCGTAGGCGACAGGGTCCTTGTTAGAAACGTCCGACTGAGAGGAAAGCACAAATTGGCTGACAAATGGGAACCTGACATATATGTAGTGGTAAAGAGGGCTGGCAACCTCCctgtttacactgtaaaaccagAGAACCAGGATAAACCTCTCAGAACACTCCATTGTGATCTTTTGTTGCCTTGTAATTACCTAGCTGAACAGAGTCCTGTAAAAAACTTACCTGTGAAGAGGAAAAAGCACCTGCCTGTGAACTTACCTGACCCTGATAATGAAGATGCATCAGAAGATGAGATCATCTCACCTCTGTATGATCCTTCTTCCTTCGAGCCTGTGAAATTCATCACTGTTGTTAATTCACCAGTACCTCCTGTCCAGCAATTTGTTCCACCTGCAGACCTACCTGAAGTTCCTGATCAGCCCCCATCCTCTGCtgcagaagaggaggaggatttGGAACAGGAACTCCCAGTTGTCACAGAGGAACCAAGGGAATTTCAACCTGTGGACAGAGAGGCAGTAAACATCAGTTCAAAAACTAATGATTCTGCAGGAGATGCTGCTGGAGATCCTGCTGCTGAGGGAGGTCCTGAGCCTGTCACTCCAGAGCCCTCCACCAATAATATGGAACCAGAAGTGGACTTAATTGTTCAAACAGAACCATCAAGCCCTGAAACAGAATCATCAAGTCCCGAAACAGAACCATCGAGTCTTGAGGGAGAACCATCTTTGCGGAGGTCAACCCGAGTAAGAAGACCACCAGAACGTTTACAGTACTCCCAACTCGGTCACCCGCTGTTGAAGAGTATCCAGTTGTTGTTTCATGGACTGACCACTGCATTTACACATGCTCTTGAAGGGACTGAGGATGATGAACACATGACTGTTCCTGGTATTATCCAGCCAGCCATCCAGACTGGCTGGATGCACGGGGACGTGCATGGGATCAGGGGGGGAACATGTAACCCACGTGACCACCACGCCCCAACCACCTTCCCTTTAAGCCGTCCCTTTAACAGCTGGGACCCTCATGTGTATTTCCGGGTTTCCACTGTGCTGCTGCTCACTGTTGGTTGTGGCGTTGGttgttaa